The following proteins are co-located in the Frigidibacter mobilis genome:
- a CDS encoding sulfate ABC transporter substrate-binding protein: MTPFGHPPYLFGLVPLLPRFLVARKARPVSTETSMQTTILLNGNATAQGLKVAELTDGRVTIETGRERVTGWPVPATIRGALSALALAVLALGAAPAPVQAETLLNVSYDPTRELYREVNAAFAEWWVAQGNAAPTIETSHGGSGSQARAVVDGLEAQVVTLALASDIDRIAAAGKLPADWQAALPHNSSPYTSTIVFLVREGNPKGLADWGDLVADGVEVITPNPKTSGGARWNYLAAWAWAEKNGQDPQAFVGKLYKNVPVLDSGARGSTTTFAQRGIGDVLLAWENEAYLALKELGEDQFDIVVPSVSVLAEPPVALVEGNIKTDAQRALATAYLGFLYTPEGQALAFKHFYRAWDASAAAPEDVARFPDVDLVDIASFGGWSKVQPEHFGDGGIFDQIYVAK, encoded by the coding sequence ATGACCCCCTTTGGCCACCCACCATACCTGTTCGGCCTTGTGCCGCTGCTTCCCCGCTTTCTGGTCGCCCGCAAGGCGCGCCCTGTATCCACGGAGACTTCCATGCAGACCACGATCCTGCTCAACGGCAATGCCACCGCCCAGGGGCTGAAGGTTGCCGAGCTGACTGACGGCCGCGTCACCATCGAGACGGGGCGCGAGCGGGTGACCGGATGGCCGGTGCCCGCCACGATCCGGGGGGCGCTGTCGGCGCTGGCGCTGGCGGTTCTGGCGCTTGGCGCCGCCCCGGCCCCGGTTCAGGCGGAAACGCTGCTGAATGTCAGCTATGACCCGACGCGCGAGCTGTACCGCGAGGTGAACGCGGCCTTTGCCGAGTGGTGGGTGGCCCAGGGCAACGCGGCGCCGACCATTGAAACTTCGCATGGCGGGTCGGGCAGTCAGGCGCGGGCGGTCGTCGACGGGCTGGAGGCACAGGTGGTGACGCTGGCGCTGGCCTCTGACATCGACCGGATCGCCGCGGCGGGCAAGTTGCCGGCGGACTGGCAGGCGGCACTGCCGCACAACTCCAGCCCCTATACCTCGACCATCGTGTTCCTGGTGCGCGAGGGCAATCCCAAGGGCCTGGCGGACTGGGGCGATCTGGTGGCCGACGGAGTAGAGGTCATCACGCCGAACCCGAAAACCTCGGGCGGGGCACGGTGGAACTACCTGGCCGCCTGGGCCTGGGCCGAGAAGAACGGGCAGGACCCGCAGGCGTTCGTCGGCAAGCTCTACAAGAACGTGCCGGTGCTGGACAGCGGCGCGCGCGGATCGACCACCACCTTCGCGCAGCGCGGCATCGGCGATGTGCTGCTGGCCTGGGAGAACGAAGCCTACCTCGCGCTGAAGGAGCTGGGGGAGGATCAGTTCGACATCGTAGTGCCCTCGGTCTCGGTCCTGGCCGAACCGCCGGTGGCGCTGGTCGAGGGCAATATCAAGACCGATGCGCAGCGCGCGCTGGCGACGGCCTATCTGGGCTTCCTCTACACGCCCGAGGGGCAGGCGCTGGCCTTCAAGCACTTCTATCGTGCCTGGGATGCCTCGGCCGCCGCGCCCGAGGATGTGGCACGCTTCCCGGATGTGGATCTGGTGGACATTGCCAGCTTTGGCGGCTGGTCCAAGGTGCAGCCCGAGCACTTTGGCGATGGCGGCATCTTCGACCAGATCTACGTAGCGAAGTGA
- the cysT gene encoding sulfate ABC transporter permease subunit CysT, translated as MGKPLVHRSPMPGLGLSMGVTLTMLSLVVLLPIGALLLRGASYGIEGIWDTVNRERVWAALLLSFRLSLLAALFNLVFGVLLAWVLVRYRFPGRRILDAAVDLPFALPTAVAGIALTALYAPNGVLGSLAAGVGWKIAYSQWGIFLALVFVGLPFVTRTVQPVVEEIEREVEEASATLGASRLHTLRHVIAPMLAPAALTGFALSLARAVGEYGSVIFIAGNIPLKTEIAPLLIVIQLEEFNYDAAAAIGIAMLLISFAMLLAINLIQVWSRRRIGHV; from the coding sequence ATGGGCAAGCCCCTTGTTCACCGCTCCCCCATGCCCGGGCTTGGCCTGAGCATGGGGGTCACCCTGACGATGCTGTCGCTCGTCGTGCTGCTGCCCATCGGCGCCCTGCTTCTGCGGGGCGCCAGCTACGGGATCGAAGGCATATGGGACACCGTGAACCGCGAACGGGTCTGGGCGGCGCTGCTGCTGTCCTTCCGCCTGTCGCTGCTGGCGGCGCTGTTCAATCTAGTCTTCGGGGTGCTGCTGGCCTGGGTTCTGGTGCGTTACCGCTTTCCCGGTCGCCGGATCCTGGACGCGGCGGTCGATCTGCCCTTCGCGCTGCCCACCGCCGTGGCCGGCATCGCGCTGACGGCGCTCTACGCGCCGAACGGGGTGCTGGGGTCGCTGGCGGCCGGCGTCGGCTGGAAGATCGCCTACAGCCAGTGGGGCATCTTCCTGGCGCTGGTCTTCGTGGGCCTGCCCTTCGTCACCCGCACTGTGCAGCCGGTGGTCGAGGAAATCGAGCGCGAGGTCGAGGAAGCCTCGGCCACGCTCGGCGCCAGCCGCCTGCATACCCTGCGCCATGTCATCGCACCGATGCTGGCGCCGGCGGCGCTGACCGGCTTTGCGCTGTCGTTGGCGCGGGCGGTGGGGGAATACGGCTCGGTCATCTTCATCGCCGGGAACATCCCGCTGAAGACCGAGATCGCGCCGCTGCTGATCGTGATCCAGCTGGAAGAGTTCAACTATGACGCCGCCGCCGCCATCGGCATCGCCATGCTGCTCATCAGCTTTGCGATGTTGCTGGCGATCAACCTGATCCAGGTCTGGAGCCGCCGGAGGATTGGCCATGTCTGA
- the cysW gene encoding sulfate ABC transporter permease subunit CysW, producing the protein MSDIAHVRFRSATEEPPLARRALIAAAVLGLGVLVAAPLVVVFAEALARGWSAAIASLGNRDALSAIRLTLLIAAISVPLTAGFGIAAAWFITKFDFRGKAILITLIDLPFSVSPVVAGLCIVLMFGTNSLVGGWLVASGFPIVFALPGIVLATMFVTFPFVARELIPVMIEQGRAEEEAALTLGASGWRIFRTVTLPNIRWALLYGVLLCNARAMGEFGAVAVVSGKIRGQTATMPITIEMLYNEYLSVAAFSLAAVLTLLALVTLMLKTALEIRHADQLAALRRP; encoded by the coding sequence ATGTCTGATATCGCTCACGTCCGCTTCCGCTCTGCCACCGAGGAGCCCCCGCTGGCCCGCCGGGCGCTGATCGCCGCGGCGGTCCTCGGGCTGGGTGTGCTGGTCGCGGCACCGCTGGTCGTGGTCTTTGCCGAGGCGCTGGCGCGAGGATGGTCCGCCGCCATTGCCTCGCTTGGCAACCGCGATGCGCTGTCGGCGATCCGGCTAACGCTGCTGATCGCCGCCATCTCGGTGCCGCTGACCGCAGGATTCGGCATCGCCGCGGCCTGGTTCATCACCAAGTTCGACTTCCGCGGCAAGGCGATCCTCATCACGCTGATCGACCTGCCGTTCTCGGTCAGTCCCGTGGTCGCGGGCCTCTGCATCGTGCTGATGTTCGGCACCAACAGCCTTGTCGGCGGCTGGCTGGTCGCCTCGGGCTTTCCCATCGTGTTCGCGCTGCCGGGGATCGTGCTGGCGACCATGTTCGTGACCTTTCCCTTCGTGGCGCGCGAGCTGATCCCGGTGATGATCGAGCAGGGCCGGGCCGAGGAGGAGGCGGCGCTGACCCTTGGCGCAAGCGGCTGGCGGATCTTCCGGACCGTCACCTTGCCGAACATCCGTTGGGCGCTGCTCTATGGCGTCTTGCTGTGCAACGCCCGCGCGATGGGAGAGTTCGGGGCGGTCGCCGTGGTGTCGGGCAAGATCCGCGGCCAGACCGCGACCATGCCGATCACCATAGAGATGCTGTATAACGAATACCTCTCGGTCGCGGCCTTCAGCCTGGCCGCCGTGCTGACCCTGCTCGCCCTTGTCACCCTCATGCTGAAAACCGCGCTGGAGATCCGCCACGCGGACCAGCTTGCCGCTCTGCGTCGCCCCTAG
- a CDS encoding sulfate/molybdate ABC transporter ATP-binding protein translates to MHIEIDEIAKTFGSTAALHPVSLALPSGALVALLGPSGSGKTTLLRILGGLEFPSSGRVLFDGQDATGLTVQERRAGFVFQSYALFRHMTVSGNIAYGLNARPRAHRPNRTEIARRVTKLLELIQLPDIGARYPNQLSGGQRQRVALARALAIEPRMLLLDEPFGALDAKVRKELRQGLRDIHDETGLTTVFVTHDQDEAMELADLVVVMSMGKIEQIGKPQDIRARPATPFVKEFVTA, encoded by the coding sequence ATGCATATCGAGATCGACGAAATCGCCAAGACCTTCGGCAGCACCGCGGCGCTGCATCCGGTCTCTCTGGCGCTGCCCTCGGGCGCGCTGGTGGCGCTGCTTGGCCCCTCGGGCTCGGGCAAGACCACGCTGCTGCGGATCCTCGGGGGGCTGGAGTTCCCGAGCTCGGGCCGTGTGCTGTTCGACGGGCAGGACGCAACGGGGCTGACCGTGCAGGAACGCCGCGCCGGGTTCGTATTCCAGAGCTACGCGCTGTTCCGGCACATGACCGTCTCGGGCAACATCGCCTACGGGCTCAACGCCCGCCCCCGCGCCCACCGCCCGAACAGGACCGAGATCGCCCGCCGGGTGACGAAGCTGCTGGAGCTGATCCAGTTGCCCGACATCGGCGCGCGCTATCCCAACCAGCTGTCGGGCGGCCAGCGTCAGCGGGTGGCCCTCGCCCGGGCTCTCGCCATCGAACCTCGGATGCTGCTGCTGGACGAGCCCTTCGGCGCGCTCGACGCCAAGGTCCGCAAGGAACTGCGCCAGGGCCTGCGCGATATCCATGACGAGACCGGGCTGACGACGGTGTTCGTGACCCATGACCAGGACGAGGCGATGGAGCTGGCCGATCTGGTGGTGGTGATGTCGATGGGGAAAATCGAGCAGATCGGCAAGCCGCAGGACATCCGCGCAAGGCCCGCCACGCCCTTCGTGAAGGAGTTTGTCACCGCCTGA
- a CDS encoding YeeE/YedE thiosulfate transporter family protein, which produces MTAAVMAEPSGSRVARRGGIVLAGLGLVVAVALLAGARYGLLLAIGLGFGLVLEGLRFGFAGPWRAMILRRDPSGILAQLLAIALVAVVAFPLLAGSSGELVGAAAPIGWAMAGGAFVFGAAMQVVLGCGSGTLVNAGSGNPVGLLALPFFAIGSFLGAYSLVWWTDLGALPVLVLTGSSGLALTLGLLGLVAGLLLVLAAPGTRRVPRRLVLAALLLAVLAIGNLVVAGQPWGVVYGLGLWGAKAAVALGADLSGSAFWAAPGNAGRLQASVLTDVTSLTNIGIITGAFLVACWRRGGLSQPLPKLPARAWVATVVAGLLLGYSARLAFGCNVGAFFSGISTGSLHGWVWFVMAFAGAVVGVRLRPVLGLEARA; this is translated from the coding sequence ATGACTGCCGCGGTGATGGCAGAGCCTTCGGGCAGTCGGGTGGCGCGGCGCGGCGGGATCGTGCTGGCCGGACTTGGGCTGGTGGTGGCGGTGGCGCTGCTGGCGGGGGCCCGCTACGGGCTGCTGCTGGCCATCGGCCTTGGCTTCGGACTGGTGCTGGAGGGGCTGCGCTTCGGCTTTGCCGGGCCGTGGCGCGCGATGATCCTGCGGCGCGATCCCTCGGGGATCCTGGCGCAACTTCTGGCGATTGCGCTGGTGGCGGTGGTGGCGTTCCCGCTGCTGGCCGGATCTTCGGGCGAGCTGGTCGGGGCCGCGGCGCCGATCGGTTGGGCGATGGCGGGCGGCGCCTTTGTCTTTGGCGCGGCGATGCAGGTGGTTCTGGGCTGCGGGTCGGGCACGCTGGTCAATGCCGGCAGCGGCAATCCGGTCGGCCTGCTGGCGCTGCCGTTCTTTGCCATCGGCAGCTTTCTGGGCGCCTACAGCCTGGTCTGGTGGACCGATCTTGGCGCGTTGCCGGTCCTGGTGCTGACCGGCTCCTCGGGCCTTGCGCTGACTCTGGGGCTGCTGGGGTTGGTGGCAGGGCTGCTGCTGGTGCTGGCGGCGCCGGGCACGCGGCGGGTGCCGCGGCGGCTGGTGCTTGCGGCGCTGCTGCTGGCGGTGCTGGCCATCGGCAACCTTGTGGTCGCCGGGCAGCCCTGGGGCGTGGTCTACGGGCTGGGCCTGTGGGGCGCCAAGGCGGCGGTTGCGCTGGGCGCCGACCTGTCGGGCTCTGCCTTCTGGGCGGCGCCGGGCAATGCCGGGAGGCTGCAGGCCAGCGTGCTGACCGATGTGACCTCGCTGACCAATATCGGCATTATCACCGGCGCGTTCCTGGTGGCCTGCTGGCGGCGGGGCGGGCTGTCGCAGCCCCTGCCCAAGCTGCCGGCGCGGGCCTGGGTGGCAACGGTGGTGGCGGGGCTGCTGCTGGGATATTCGGCGCGGCTGGCGTTCGGCTGCAATGTGGGGGCGTTCTTCAGCGGCATTTCCACCGGCAGCCTGCATGGCTGGGTGTGGTTCGTTATGGCCTTTGCGGGGGCGGTGGTCGGGGTGCGGTTGCGCCCTGTCCTGGGGCTGGAGGCGCGCGCATGA
- a CDS encoding sulfurtransferase — MKTFAVSTVLALGLSTSAMMAQAAPEFGPLLSAAELQALAADEDAPLVLDIRGAAYDQGHIAGAVSAPYDSFRGTKENPGALVPEDQLETTLQALGVTLERPVVVVHQGKDDSDFGAAARVYWTLKSSGVSQLAILNGGMAAWSAEGLPLETKATVPTPSDIDISFSDRWLATADDVGAIVKGERQARLVDARPAPFFNGQQAHAAMSRPGTLPGAENVVHSVWFDGGAQVMNAPAANDVLARLGIGRDEEVVAFCNTGHWAATEWFALSELAGVENVKLYPESMVGWSQSGREMENTPGLLQNLMNQLRFN, encoded by the coding sequence ATGAAGACTTTTGCAGTTTCCACCGTGCTTGCCCTGGGGCTGTCCACCTCTGCCATGATGGCGCAGGCGGCACCCGAATTCGGCCCGCTGCTGTCGGCGGCCGAGCTGCAGGCCTTGGCCGCGGACGAGGATGCGCCTCTGGTGCTGGATATCCGCGGCGCGGCCTATGACCAGGGCCATATCGCGGGGGCGGTCTCGGCCCCCTATGACAGCTTCCGCGGGACGAAGGAGAACCCGGGCGCGCTGGTGCCCGAGGATCAGCTGGAGACGACCCTGCAGGCGCTTGGCGTGACGCTGGAGCGGCCGGTGGTCGTGGTGCATCAGGGCAAGGATGACAGCGATTTCGGCGCTGCGGCGCGGGTCTACTGGACGCTGAAATCCTCGGGCGTGAGCCAGCTGGCGATCCTCAATGGCGGCATGGCCGCCTGGAGTGCCGAGGGGCTGCCGCTGGAGACCAAGGCGACCGTGCCCACACCCTCGGATATCGACATCAGCTTTTCGGATCGCTGGCTGGCGACCGCCGATGACGTTGGCGCCATCGTGAAGGGCGAGCGGCAGGCGCGGCTGGTCGATGCGCGGCCGGCGCCGTTCTTCAACGGCCAGCAGGCCCATGCGGCGATGTCGCGGCCGGGCACGCTGCCGGGGGCCGAGAACGTGGTGCACAGCGTGTGGTTCGACGGCGGGGCGCAGGTGATGAACGCGCCGGCGGCCAATGACGTGCTGGCGCGGCTGGGGATCGGGCGCGACGAAGAGGTCGTGGCCTTCTGCAACACCGGGCATTGGGCGGCAACCGAATGGTTCGCGCTGTCGGAGCTGGCAGGCGTCGAGAATGTGAAGCTCTACCCCGAGTCGATGGTCGGCTGGTCGCAGAGCGGGCGCGAGATGGAGAACACCCCGGGCCTGCTGCAGAACCTGATGAACCAGCTGCGGTTCAACTGA
- a CDS encoding NAD(P)H-binding protein, whose translation MTIAITGASGQLGRLAIAHLKTLTDPAGIVALARDPGKVADLGVTARAFDYTQPGTMGAALAGVQTLVLISSSDFNDRVGQHRAVIEAAQAAGVGRIVYTSILKADRSPMLIAGDHRETEAIIAASGLQAAILRNGWYTENWTATLGGAIAAGALIGAAGAARFTPAARRDYAEALAVVAADAGRVGVLELAGEEGFTLAELAAEVSRQTGKALPYNDLPPEVYQGLLESFGLPAGFAGVLVDVDVKAHEGWLADDSGTLARLLGRPTVRLAEAVAAALG comes from the coding sequence ATGACCATTGCCATCACCGGCGCCAGCGGCCAGCTTGGCCGGCTTGCCATTGCCCATCTGAAGACCCTGACCGATCCTGCCGGGATCGTGGCGCTGGCGCGCGATCCGGGGAAGGTCGCCGATCTGGGCGTCACCGCCCGCGCCTTCGACTACACCCAGCCCGGGACGATGGGCGCGGCGCTGGCGGGGGTGCAGACGCTGGTGCTGATCTCGTCCAGCGATTTCAATGACCGGGTGGGGCAGCACCGGGCGGTGATCGAGGCGGCGCAGGCGGCGGGGGTGGGGCGGATCGTCTATACCTCGATCCTGAAGGCGGACCGCTCGCCGATGCTGATCGCGGGCGATCACCGCGAGACCGAGGCGATCATCGCCGCCTCGGGCCTGCAGGCGGCGATCCTGCGCAATGGCTGGTATACCGAGAACTGGACCGCCACCCTGGGCGGGGCGATTGCGGCGGGCGCGCTGATCGGGGCCGCGGGCGCGGCGCGGTTCACGCCCGCGGCGCGGCGCGACTATGCCGAGGCGCTGGCGGTTGTTGCCGCCGATGCGGGGCGCGTGGGGGTGCTGGAACTGGCCGGCGAGGAGGGCTTCACGCTGGCGGAGCTGGCGGCCGAGGTATCGCGGCAGACCGGCAAGGCGCTGCCCTATAACGACCTGCCGCCCGAGGTGTATCAGGGGCTGCTGGAAAGCTTTGGCCTGCCGGCGGGCTTTGCCGGGGTGCTGGTCGATGTGGACGTGAAGGCCCATGAAGGCTGGCTGGCCGATGACAGCGGCACCCTTGCGCGGCTGCTGGGCCGCCCGACGGTGCGGCTGGCCGAGGCGGTTGCGGCGGCGCTGGGCTGA
- a CDS encoding winged helix-turn-helix transcriptional regulator: protein MLHLPDVMNEKCPSRRVLGHVTSRWGVLILIALQGGTMRFSALRRRIGGVSERMLAQSLRLLEEDGMVRRTAHPVVPPHVDYDLTPLGLEVAARVKALADCLEGNLARIPSAQATVSGDPGRT from the coding sequence ATGCTGCACCTGCCCGATGTCATGAACGAGAAATGCCCCTCGCGCCGGGTGCTCGGCCACGTCACCAGCCGCTGGGGCGTGCTGATCCTGATCGCGCTGCAGGGCGGGACGATGCGGTTCAGTGCGCTGCGCCGGCGCATCGGCGGCGTCAGCGAGCGGATGCTGGCCCAATCCTTGCGCCTGCTGGAAGAGGACGGCATGGTCCGCCGCACCGCGCATCCGGTGGTGCCGCCGCATGTGGACTATGACCTGACGCCGCTTGGCCTCGAGGTGGCCGCGCGCGTCAAGGCGCTGGCCGACTGCCTCGAAGGCAACCTCGCCCGCATCCCTTCGGCGCAGGCGACTGTCTCTGGCGACCCCGGAAGGACTTGA
- a CDS encoding GNAT family N-acetyltransferase, with translation MTDTTSPDPITLTRESPLGPDLTLLMRRHTEAMHADTPPESIHMMDAAALDVPGIAFFVMREDGAAVGMGAFKRLTDPAHAEIKSMHVLEELRGRGLARRLLEHLMAKAVAAGVTRLSLETGSQPSFAAARMLYARAGFVECPPFEGYALDPNSVFMTREL, from the coding sequence ATGACCGACACAACCTCCCCCGACCCGATCACCCTGACCCGCGAGAGCCCGCTGGGCCCCGATCTGACGCTGCTGATGCGGCGGCATACCGAGGCGATGCATGCCGATACGCCGCCCGAGAGCATCCATATGATGGATGCCGCGGCGCTGGATGTGCCGGGGATTGCGTTTTTCGTGATGCGGGAGGACGGGGCGGCGGTGGGGATGGGGGCGTTCAAGCGGCTGACGGACCCTGCCCATGCCGAGATCAAGTCGATGCATGTGCTGGAGGAGCTGCGCGGGCGCGGGCTGGCGCGGCGGCTGCTGGAGCATCTGATGGCGAAGGCAGTGGCGGCGGGGGTGACGCGGTTGAGCCTCGAGACCGGGAGCCAGCCGAGCTTTGCCGCGGCGCGGATGCTCTATGCGCGGGCGGGATTCGTGGAATGCCCGCCCTTCGAGGGCTATGCGCTGGACCCCAACAGCGTGTTCATGACGCGGGAGTTGTAG
- the trxC gene encoding thioredoxin TrxC → MTGSLKLTCAACGQANRVPAERLGAGPKCGICGAALASGKVAELDPETLRKAAGDDLPLLVDFWAPWCGPCRQMAPEFAKAAQALAPEVRLAKIDTEAHPSASQRHAIRGIPALILFHRGREVARLAGARPAADIVAFVRGKLGAAAPASRRPSGA, encoded by the coding sequence ATGACCGGATCCCTGAAGCTGACCTGTGCTGCCTGCGGGCAGGCGAACCGGGTGCCGGCGGAGCGGCTGGGCGCAGGGCCGAAATGCGGCATCTGCGGCGCGGCGCTGGCCAGCGGCAAGGTGGCGGAGCTGGACCCCGAGACGCTGCGCAAGGCGGCGGGCGACGATCTGCCGCTGCTGGTGGATTTCTGGGCGCCCTGGTGCGGCCCCTGCCGGCAGATGGCCCCCGAATTCGCCAAGGCCGCGCAGGCGCTGGCGCCCGAGGTGCGGCTGGCCAAGATCGACACCGAGGCGCATCCCTCCGCCTCGCAGCGCCATGCCATCCGCGGCATCCCGGCGCTGATCCTGTTCCACCGCGGCCGCGAGGTCGCGCGGCTGGCCGGGGCGCGGCCGGCGGCGGATATCGTGGCCTTCGTGCGCGGCAAGCTGGGCGCGGCAGCCCCCGCGTCACGCCGCCCGTCCGGCGCCTGA